In Oryza sativa Japonica Group chromosome 3, ASM3414082v1, one DNA window encodes the following:
- the LOC4333958 gene encoding uncharacterized protein isoform X5, translated as MSSAMASSMAKNSSPFKVVLGSSSPARREILADMGYEFTVMCADIDERAIRREKPEELVKALAEAKAEAIKLKLHGEDSAQERDQPTILITSDQVMVSKGMIRERPKGQEEAREFIKGYSGDKAFAVNYVLVTNLSNGASKGGWDIPEIYFHHIPEDFIQSVVKEGHMTCVAGGLKLTHPSVLPFIKQLIGTMDSVRGLPRELTERLIQEVLGAK; from the exons ATGAGTTCAGCCATGGCGTCTTCCATGGCCAAGAACTCCTCGCCTTTCAAG GTCGTGCTCggatcgtcgtcgccggcgcgccgcgAGATACTGGCGGACATGGGATACGAGTTCACCGTCATG TGCGCTGACATCGATGAGAGGGCCATCAGGAGGGAGAAGCCAGAGGAGCTTGTCAAGGCCCTCGCTGAAGCTAAG GCAGAGGCCATCAAACTGAAGTTGCATGGGGAAGACTCTGCTCAAGAGAGAGATCAGCCTACTATTCTGATCACCTCTGACCAG GTCATGGTGAGCAAAGGGATGATAAGGGAGAGGCCAAAAGGCCAGGAAGAAGCCAGGGAGTTCATCAAGG GGTATTCGGGTGATAAAGCATTCGCAGTGAACTATGTTCTTGTGACTAACCTAAGCAATGGAGCTTCCAAAGGAGGATGGGATATACCTGAG ATCTATTTTCACCACATACCAGAGGATTTCATCCAAAGTGTG GTGAAGGAAGGACACATGACCTGCGTGGCTGGAGGCCTTAAGCTGACACATCCTTCGGTGCTGCCATTCATCAAGCAGTTA ATCGGCACAATGGATAGCGTTCGAGGACTCCCGAGGGAGCTCACTGAGAGGCTTATTCAAGAAGTTCTTGGAGCCAAATGA
- the LOC4333958 gene encoding uncharacterized protein isoform X4 translates to MSSAMASSMAKNSSPFKVVLGSSSPARREILADMGYEFTVMCADIDERAIRREKPEELVKALAEAKAEAIKLKLHGEDSAQERDQPTILITSDQVMVSKGMIRERPKGQEEAREFIKGYSGDKAFAVNYVLVTNLSNGASKGGWDIPEIYFHHIPEDFIQSVVKEGHMTCVAGGLKLTHPSVLPFIKQSAQWIAFEDSRGSSLRGLFKKFLEPNDLHLECHLQLARRALLNGPYDALEKMR, encoded by the exons ATGAGTTCAGCCATGGCGTCTTCCATGGCCAAGAACTCCTCGCCTTTCAAG GTCGTGCTCggatcgtcgtcgccggcgcgccgcgAGATACTGGCGGACATGGGATACGAGTTCACCGTCATG TGCGCTGACATCGATGAGAGGGCCATCAGGAGGGAGAAGCCAGAGGAGCTTGTCAAGGCCCTCGCTGAAGCTAAG GCAGAGGCCATCAAACTGAAGTTGCATGGGGAAGACTCTGCTCAAGAGAGAGATCAGCCTACTATTCTGATCACCTCTGACCAG GTCATGGTGAGCAAAGGGATGATAAGGGAGAGGCCAAAAGGCCAGGAAGAAGCCAGGGAGTTCATCAAGG GGTATTCGGGTGATAAAGCATTCGCAGTGAACTATGTTCTTGTGACTAACCTAAGCAATGGAGCTTCCAAAGGAGGATGGGATATACCTGAG ATCTATTTTCACCACATACCAGAGGATTTCATCCAAAGTGTG GTGAAGGAAGGACACATGACCTGCGTGGCTGGAGGCCTTAAGCTGACACATCCTTCGGTGCTGCCATTCATCAAGCA ATCGGCACAATGGATAGCGTTCGAGGACTCCCGAGGGAGCTCACTGAGAGGCTTATTCAAGAAGTTCTTGGAGCCAAATGATTTGCATCTAGAGTGTCACTTGCAACTTGCAAGAAGGGCATTGCTAAATGGACCGTACGACGCGCTG GAAAAGATGCGGTAG
- the LOC4333958 gene encoding uncharacterized protein isoform X2, which produces MSSAMASSMAKNSSPFKVVLGSSSPARREILADMGYEFTVMCADIDERAIRREKPEELVKALAEAKAEAIKLKLHGEDSAQERDQPTILITSDQVMVSKGMIRERPKGQEEAREFIKGISISNLCLGIVPVNLLYLAKKFWLCVSLLLVGYSGDKAFAVNYVLVTNLSNGASKGGWDIPEIYFHHIPEDFIQSVVKEGHMTCVAGGLKLTHPSVLPFIKQLVSNSFETTTIASITTLRTANLYWTVSLQRLNNNNIESIALILRFLPMLHRSAQWIAFEDSRGSSLRGLFKKFLEPNDLHLECHLQLARRALLNGPYDALVL; this is translated from the exons ATGAGTTCAGCCATGGCGTCTTCCATGGCCAAGAACTCCTCGCCTTTCAAG GTCGTGCTCggatcgtcgtcgccggcgcgccgcgAGATACTGGCGGACATGGGATACGAGTTCACCGTCATG TGCGCTGACATCGATGAGAGGGCCATCAGGAGGGAGAAGCCAGAGGAGCTTGTCAAGGCCCTCGCTGAAGCTAAG GCAGAGGCCATCAAACTGAAGTTGCATGGGGAAGACTCTGCTCAAGAGAGAGATCAGCCTACTATTCTGATCACCTCTGACCAG GTCATGGTGAGCAAAGGGATGATAAGGGAGAGGCCAAAAGGCCAGGAAGAAGCCAGGGAGTTCATCAAGGGTATATCTATCTCAAATCTCTGCTTAGGAATTGTACCAGTAAATTTGTTGTATTTAGCTAAAAAGTTTTGGCTGTGTGTTTCGCTGCTATTGGTAGGGTATTCGGGTGATAAAGCATTCGCAGTGAACTATGTTCTTGTGACTAACCTAAGCAATGGAGCTTCCAAAGGAGGATGGGATATACCTGAG ATCTATTTTCACCACATACCAGAGGATTTCATCCAAAGTGTG GTGAAGGAAGGACACATGACCTGCGTGGCTGGAGGCCTTAAGCTGACACATCCTTCGGTGCTGCCATTCATCAAGCAGTTAGTGAGCAATTCTTTCGAAACAACCACCATTGCTAGTATTACTACTCTTAGAACGGCCAATCTGTACTGGACAGTGTCACTGCAACGTCTGAACAACAATAATATCGAATCCATTGCTCTGATTTTGAGATTTCTTCCTATGTTGCATAGATCGGCACAATGGATAGCGTTCGAGGACTCCCGAGGGAGCTCACTGAGAGGCTTATTCAAGAAGTTCTTGGAGCCAAATGATTTGCATCTAGAGTGTCACTTGCAACTTGCAAGAAGGGCATTGCTAAATGGACCGTACGACGCGCTGGTATTGTGA
- the LOC4333958 gene encoding uncharacterized protein isoform X3, with amino-acid sequence MSSAMASSMAKNSSPFKVVLGSSSPARREILADMGYEFTVMCADIDERAIRREKPEELVKALAEAKAEAIKLKLHGEDSAQERDQPTILITSDQVMVSKGMIRERPKGQEEAREFIKGISISNLCLGIVPVNLLYLAKKFWLCVSLLLVGYSGDKAFAVNYVLVTNLSNGASKGGWDIPEIYFHHIPEDFIQSVVKEGHMTCVAGGLKLTHPSVLPFIKQLIGTMDSVRGLPRELTERLIQEVLGAK; translated from the exons ATGAGTTCAGCCATGGCGTCTTCCATGGCCAAGAACTCCTCGCCTTTCAAG GTCGTGCTCggatcgtcgtcgccggcgcgccgcgAGATACTGGCGGACATGGGATACGAGTTCACCGTCATG TGCGCTGACATCGATGAGAGGGCCATCAGGAGGGAGAAGCCAGAGGAGCTTGTCAAGGCCCTCGCTGAAGCTAAG GCAGAGGCCATCAAACTGAAGTTGCATGGGGAAGACTCTGCTCAAGAGAGAGATCAGCCTACTATTCTGATCACCTCTGACCAG GTCATGGTGAGCAAAGGGATGATAAGGGAGAGGCCAAAAGGCCAGGAAGAAGCCAGGGAGTTCATCAAGGGTATATCTATCTCAAATCTCTGCTTAGGAATTGTACCAGTAAATTTGTTGTATTTAGCTAAAAAGTTTTGGCTGTGTGTTTCGCTGCTATTGGTAGGGTATTCGGGTGATAAAGCATTCGCAGTGAACTATGTTCTTGTGACTAACCTAAGCAATGGAGCTTCCAAAGGAGGATGGGATATACCTGAG ATCTATTTTCACCACATACCAGAGGATTTCATCCAAAGTGTG GTGAAGGAAGGACACATGACCTGCGTGGCTGGAGGCCTTAAGCTGACACATCCTTCGGTGCTGCCATTCATCAAGCAGTTA ATCGGCACAATGGATAGCGTTCGAGGACTCCCGAGGGAGCTCACTGAGAGGCTTATTCAAGAAGTTCTTGGAGCCAAATGA
- the LOC4333959 gene encoding uncharacterized protein: MLPTLPMRFLPSVTYCPHPVRQQPDADGGGYLLAIFAMDMDADAEADGYLPQVLCLLPSSAPFDRRRWGTRRPIFPSEKPKSFTAHQTFSFQGSAYWVDLGQGILFCSCHDLMSGTNNINNNDDDDLQFGYIQLPDGCYVGCDSLYLTHLPSQYRDIRCISDSIRFVSIEGYNTDPPYDMLLSMWDLTPSSRQWHKVGSIHVGSLWEQEGFRRSGLPTNTSPTQPMLSSEEDGVVYLMAGDFYEEDEKHRSLHVFSVDMTTCEFVSAWRLPPWRHSGPPSLIGSDIFKHLKMDNLCQLVPPNTRAKVLPRPPKRDRGEGNVITVRPRKVQRVHHQGENV; this comes from the coding sequence ATGCTCCCGACTCTTCCGATGAGGTTTCTCCCGTCTGTGACCTACTGCCCGCACCCCGTCCGGCAACAACCCGACGCCGATGGCGGCGGCTACCTCCTTGCCATCTTTGCAATGGACATGGACGCCGATGCAGAGGCTGACGGGTATCTACCGCAAGTCCTCTGCCTTCTGCCGTCATCGGCACCATTCGACCGCCGTCGCTGGGGAACCAGAAGGCCAATCTTCCCCTCCGAGAAGCCAAAGAGTTTCACCGCTCATCAAACCTTCTCATTCCAAGGCTCTGCTTACTGGGTGGATCTTGGACAAGGCATCCTCTTCTGCAGCTGCCATGATCTCATGTCTGGTACCAACAACATCaacaacaacgacgacgacgatttgCAATTTGGTTACATCCAATTACCCGATGGTTGCTACGTTGGTTGCGACTCGCTCTATCTCACTCATCTGCCGTCACAGTATCGTGATATCCGTTGCATCAGTGACTCCATCAGATTCGTCTCCATCGAGGGATACAACACCGATCCTCCATACGACATGCTATTATCCATGTGGGATTTGACGCCGAGCTCAAGGCAGTGGCACAAGGTTGGTAGTATCCATGTTGGGAGCTTGTGGGAGCAGGAGGGGTTCAGGAGATCAGGGTTGCCGACGAACACGTCGCCGACCCAGCCCATGTTGAGCAgcgaggaggacggcgtcgtgTATCTCATGGCGGGTGATTTCTACGAGGAGGATGAGAAGCACAGGAGCCTGCACGTCTTCAGCGTTGACATGACGACTTGCGAGTTTGTGTCGGCTTGGCGCCTTCCTCCTTGGCGCCATTCGGGTCCTCCATCCCTGATAGGGTCTGATATATTCAAGCACCTCAAGATGGATAATCTCTGTCAGCTTGTTCCACCCAATACGAGGGCCAAGGTGCTCCCTCGTCCACCAAAGAGGGATCGAGGTGAAGGCAATGTGATTACAGTTCGACCAAGGAAGGTGCAACGAGTTCATCATCAAGGGGAAAATGTCTAA
- the LOC4333958 gene encoding uncharacterized protein isoform X1 encodes MFPTVPMRFRPSVTPLPLRQSDGDGYLLVLFAMDMDADADDDGYLPQVLCLLPSSAPFDRHCWGTRRPIFRSEKPKKFNAHQTFSFQGSSYWVDLGQGILSCSCHDLISNTNDDVQFRYIALPTGCNVDFDSLYLTAPPSQYRDIRCVGNSIRFVSIEGYNTLPGYNMLLSMWELMMPSSGQWRKVGSIRVGRLWEQEGFRRSGLPTNTSPTHPMLSTEDDGVVYLLMGEFYAEDEKDRSLYAFSVDMVTCKFVSAWHLPRWRHAGSPSLMGSDIFKHIKKHNLCQLIPPNKRDRGEASVLTVRPRKMQRDHLGTGSSRVQEKMR; translated from the exons ATGTTCCCCACCGTCCCGATGAGGTTCCGCCCTTCTGTGACCCCGCTCCCTCTCCGGCAATCCGATGGCGACGGCTACCTCCTTGTCCTCTTTGCAATGGACATGGACGCGGATGCAGATGACGATGGGTATCTACCGCAAGTCCTCTGCCTGCTGCCGTCATCGGCACCATTCGACCGCCATTGCTGGGGAACCAGAAGGCCAATCTTCCGCTCCGAGAAGCCAAAGAAGTTCAATGCTCATCAAACCTTCTCGTTCCAAGGTTCATCTTACTGGGTGGATCTTGGACAAGGCATCCTCTCCTGCAGCTGCCACGATCTCATCTCTAATACCAACGACGACGTGCAATTCCGTTACATTGCACTACCCACCGGTTGCAATGTGGATTTCGACTCGCTCTATCTCACTGCTCCGCCGTCGCAATATCGCGATATCCGCTGCGTTGGCAACTCGATCAGATTCGTGTCCATCGAGGGATACAACACCTTGCCCGGATACAACATGCTGCTGTCCATGTGGGAGTTGATGATGCCGAGCTCAGGGCAGTGGCGCAAGGTCGGTAGCATCCGTGTTGGGAGATTGTGGGAGCAGGAGGGGTTCAGGAGGTCAGGGCTGCCGACGAACACTTCGCCGACCCATCCCATGCTGAGCACTGAGGACGATGGTGTCGTTTATCTCTTGATGGGTGAGTTCTATGCGGAGGATGAGAAGGACAGGAGCCTATATGCCTTCAGCGTTGACATGGTGACTTGCAAGTTTGTGTCAGCTTGGCACCTTCCTCGTTGGCGGCATGCTGGTTCTCCATCCCTAATGGGGTCTGATATATTCAAGCACATCAAGAAGCATAATCTGTGCCAGCTTATTCCACCCAATAAGAGGGATCGCGGTGAAGCCAGTGTGCTTACAGTTCGACCAAGGAAGATGCAACGAGATCATCTGGGGACTGGTAGCAGTCGCGTCCAG GAAAAGATGCGGTAG
- the LOC4333960 gene encoding large ribosomal subunit protein uL6m, whose amino-acid sequence MEAKVFRFLKLVGVGFKARTEREGRELFLKLGYSHEVQFTAPPAVRVFCFKPNLICCTGIDKNRVHNFAGAVRNCKPPEVYKGKGILYIDEVIKLKPGKKQKK is encoded by the coding sequence ATGGAGGCCAAGGTTTTCAGGTTTCTGAAGCTTGTCGGAGTTGGCTTCAAAGCAAGGACAGAGCGTGAAGGCCGTGAGTTGTTTCTGAAACTTGGTTACAGCCATGAGGTGCAGTTCACTGCTCCACCTGCTGTTCGTGTCTTCTGCTTCAAACCCAACTTAATTTGCTGTACTGGTATCGACAAGAATCGGGTGCACAACTTTGCGGGCGCTGTTCGGAACTGTAAGCCTCCAGAGGTATACAAAGGGAAAGGCATATTGTACATTGATGAAGTTATCAAGCTGAAGCCAGGGAAGAAGCAAAAGAAGTAA